The proteins below come from a single Streptomyces sp. M92 genomic window:
- a CDS encoding S9 family peptidase has product MTTESDSFPKRHARTQRFTLGAPRSFTVAPDGSRVAFLRSGSGTDRANSLWILDVEEGGERVAADPRALLGGAEEHLPPEERARRERSREGGAGIVGYATDSALELASFALSGRLFAAELRAGTARELPAPGPVIDPRPSPDGRYIAYVARGALRVVGAEGDDDRALAEADAKGVTYGLAEFIAAEEMGRSRGFWWGPESDRLLVARVDDTPVRRWWISDPAHPDRDPHHVPYPAAGTANADVRLFVVGLDGGRTEVLWDRARYPYLARVHWSAAGAPLLLVQARDQRSQLFLAVDTESGATRMVHADEDPVWLELFPGVPCWSPSGQLVRIADEGGARVLAVGERPLTGAQLHLRAVLDVSGDDVLVSASAGEEAEGPETGEVHVYRVNELGVERVSQEPGVHSAVRAGNVTVLVSATLDRPGARVQVLRDGKPAATVASYAEDPGLSPRVTLTQGGARRVPCAVLMPRDYHGDTPLPVLLDPYGGPHGQRVVAAHNAHLTSQWFADQGFAVVVADGRGTPGRSPAWEKAVKDDIAAVVLQDQVDSLHALAADFPLDLNRVAIRGWSFGGYLAALAALRRPDVFHAAVVGAPVTDLRLYDTHYQERYVGHPDEQPEVYRRNSVIDDAGLVDAAEPHRPMMVVHGLVDDNVVVAHSLRLSSALLAAGRPHEVLPLSGVTHMTPQESVAENLLLLQVDFLKRSLNMPRA; this is encoded by the coding sequence ATGACGACCGAGTCCGACTCCTTCCCCAAACGGCACGCCCGCACCCAGCGGTTCACGCTCGGCGCGCCGCGTTCGTTCACCGTGGCGCCCGACGGTTCACGGGTCGCCTTCCTGCGCTCCGGCTCCGGCACGGACCGGGCCAACTCGCTGTGGATCCTCGACGTCGAGGAGGGCGGGGAGCGCGTCGCCGCCGACCCGCGCGCCCTCCTGGGCGGCGCCGAGGAGCATCTGCCGCCCGAGGAACGGGCGCGGCGGGAGCGCAGCCGCGAGGGCGGCGCCGGCATCGTCGGCTACGCCACCGACTCGGCCCTGGAGCTGGCCTCCTTCGCCTTGTCCGGGCGCCTCTTCGCGGCCGAGCTGCGGGCCGGGACCGCCCGGGAACTGCCCGCCCCCGGGCCGGTGATCGACCCGCGCCCCTCCCCCGACGGCCGGTACATCGCCTACGTCGCCCGGGGTGCCCTGCGGGTCGTCGGCGCCGAGGGCGACGACGACCGGGCGCTGGCCGAGGCGGACGCCAAGGGCGTCACGTACGGGCTCGCCGAGTTCATCGCCGCCGAGGAGATGGGGCGCAGCCGGGGCTTCTGGTGGGGGCCGGAGTCGGACCGGCTGCTCGTGGCGCGCGTGGACGACACGCCGGTGCGGCGGTGGTGGATCTCCGATCCCGCTCATCCCGACCGTGATCCACACCACGTGCCGTATCCGGCGGCGGGCACGGCCAACGCGGACGTACGGCTGTTCGTGGTCGGGCTGGACGGGGGGCGCACGGAGGTCCTGTGGGACCGGGCGCGGTACCCGTATCTGGCGCGAGTGCACTGGTCAGCGGCGGGTGCCCCGCTCCTTCTCGTACAGGCGCGCGACCAGCGCAGCCAGTTGTTCCTGGCGGTGGACACCGAGTCCGGGGCGACCCGGATGGTGCACGCCGACGAAGATCCAGTTTGGCTGGAACTCTTCCCCGGCGTGCCCTGCTGGAGCCCTTCCGGACAGCTCGTGCGGATCGCCGACGAGGGTGGCGCGCGGGTCCTGGCGGTCGGTGAACGCCCGCTCACCGGTGCGCAGTTGCATCTGCGGGCCGTACTCGACGTGTCCGGCGACGACGTGCTGGTCTCCGCGTCGGCCGGTGAGGAGGCGGAGGGCCCCGAGACGGGCGAGGTGCACGTCTACCGGGTGAACGAACTCGGCGTGGAGCGCGTCTCCCAGGAGCCCGGGGTGCACTCCGCGGTGCGCGCCGGGAACGTGACCGTTCTGGTCTCGGCGACGCTCGACCGGCCGGGGGCCCGGGTGCAGGTCCTGCGCGACGGGAAGCCGGCCGCGACCGTCGCCTCGTACGCCGAAGACCCCGGTTTGTCCCCGCGCGTGACGCTCACCCAGGGGGGCGCACGCCGTGTCCCGTGCGCCGTGCTTATGCCAAGGGACTACCACGGTGACACCCCCCTCCCCGTCCTCCTGGACCCGTACGGTGGCCCGCACGGCCAGCGCGTGGTGGCCGCGCACAACGCCCACCTCACCTCGCAGTGGTTCGCCGACCAGGGGTTCGCGGTGGTCGTCGCCGACGGACGGGGCACCCCGGGCCGCTCCCCCGCCTGGGAGAAGGCCGTCAAGGACGACATCGCCGCCGTCGTCCTCCAGGACCAGGTGGACTCCCTGCACGCCCTCGCCGCCGACTTCCCGCTGGACCTGAACCGGGTGGCCATCCGGGGCTGGTCCTTCGGCGGCTACCTGGCGGCGCTGGCCGCGCTGCGCCGGCCGGACGTCTTCCACGCCGCCGTCGTCGGAGCCCCGGTCACCGACCTGCGGCTCTACGACACCCACTACCAGGAGCGCTACGTCGGCCACCCCGACGAGCAGCCGGAGGTCTACCGCCGCAACTCGGTCATCGACGACGCGGGACTCGTCGACGCCGCCGAGCCGCACCGGCCCATGATGGTCGTCCACGGGCTGGTGGACGACAACGTCGTGGTCGCCCACTCCCTGCGGCTGTCCTCGGCCCTGCTGGCCGCGGGGCGTCCGCACGAGGTGCTGCCGCTGTCCGGCGTCACGCACATGACCCCGCAGGAGTCGGTCGCAGAGAACCTGCTGCTGCTCCAGGTGGACTTCCTCAAGCGGTCGCTGAACATGCCGCGGGCCTGA
- the mshB gene encoding N-acetyl-1-D-myo-inositol-2-amino-2-deoxy-alpha-D-glucopyranoside deacetylase — protein sequence MTELPSRRLLLVHAHPDDESINNGVTMARYAAEGAHVTLVTCTLGERGEVIPPGLAHLTGAALGGHRREELAAAMRALGVEDFRLLGGPGRFADSGMLGLPDNDDPGCLWQADVDRAAELLVEVIREVRPQVLVTYDPDGGYGHPDHIQAHRIAMRAVELAADAGCPVAKVYWNRVPRSVAEDAFARLDEELPLLPFEKAAGVGDVPGVVDDELITTEIRGEGFTHAAKAAAMRAHATQITVDGPYFVLSNELAQPLFTTEYYELVRGERGSGDGDDGRESDLFAGIENGTGIQEAS from the coding sequence ATGACGGAACTGCCCTCCCGGCGTCTGCTGCTGGTGCACGCGCACCCGGACGACGAGTCGATCAACAACGGCGTCACCATGGCCAGGTACGCGGCCGAGGGCGCCCACGTGACGCTGGTGACCTGCACCCTCGGTGAGCGGGGCGAGGTCATCCCGCCCGGGCTCGCGCACCTGACCGGCGCCGCCCTCGGCGGGCACCGCCGCGAGGAGCTGGCCGCCGCCATGCGTGCGCTCGGCGTCGAGGACTTCCGGCTGCTCGGCGGGCCGGGCCGGTTCGCGGACTCCGGGATGCTGGGCCTGCCCGACAACGACGACCCCGGCTGCCTGTGGCAGGCCGACGTCGACCGGGCCGCCGAACTGCTCGTCGAGGTGATCCGCGAGGTCCGGCCGCAGGTCCTCGTCACCTACGACCCGGACGGCGGCTACGGCCACCCCGACCACATCCAGGCCCACCGCATCGCCATGCGGGCGGTGGAGCTGGCGGCCGACGCCGGGTGCCCCGTCGCCAAGGTCTACTGGAACCGCGTGCCGCGCTCCGTCGCCGAGGACGCCTTCGCCCGCCTGGACGAGGAGCTGCCGCTCCTGCCCTTCGAGAAGGCGGCCGGCGTCGGGGACGTACCGGGCGTCGTGGACGACGAGCTGATCACCACCGAGATCCGCGGCGAGGGCTTCACGCACGCGGCCAAGGCCGCCGCCATGCGCGCGCACGCCACGCAGATCACCGTGGACGGGCCGTACTTCGTCCTCTCCAACGAACTGGCCCAGCCGCTGTTCACCACCGAGTACTACGAACTGGTGCGCGGCGAGCGCGGCTCGGGCGACGGTGACGACGGGCGCGAGAGTGACCTCTTCGCCGGAATCGAGAACGGCACCGGCATCCAGGAGGCGTCGTGA
- a CDS encoding DUF6113 family protein: MSGRTEPTNSALAQPLRPPSLGRAALYLGLFVLGAVVGVAGALVQPAWFPGGLLLALAAEAGLCLGAGRAVGRRGAAVAPAAGWALAVVLLTTSRPEGDFLFAAGSGSYLFLLGGIAIAVMCATLAPVRQPDGDAVRLRK, from the coding sequence GTGAGCGGCCGTACCGAACCGACGAACTCCGCCTTGGCCCAGCCGCTGCGTCCGCCGTCCCTCGGGCGGGCCGCCCTCTACCTCGGGCTCTTCGTGCTCGGTGCCGTGGTCGGCGTGGCCGGCGCGCTGGTGCAGCCGGCGTGGTTCCCGGGCGGGCTGCTGCTCGCGCTGGCCGCCGAGGCGGGCCTCTGCCTCGGCGCGGGCCGGGCCGTGGGACGCCGGGGCGCAGCCGTCGCGCCCGCGGCCGGCTGGGCGCTCGCCGTGGTCCTGCTCACCACCAGCCGGCCGGAGGGCGACTTCCTCTTCGCCGCCGGCAGCGGCTCCTATCTCTTCCTGCTCGGCGGCATCGCCATCGCTGTGATGTGTGCCACCCTCGCGCCGGTGCGGCAACCGGACGGCGACGCCGTCCGACTTCGCAAGTGA
- a CDS encoding transglutaminase-like domain-containing protein, with protein sequence MRHPRSPQPPSPERSAEVRRRFAEEARSERPDLSALCLLVGAEADRALEDAGLDAAQVELDRLAGELPFRPGSPRAWAMALRDLLGERYGFHGVAADYQRLESSLLHEVLRRRRGLPILLSVVWLEVARRAGAPVYGVALPGHFVVGFGSELGPAFGSEEGEGRVLADPFDGGRLLEGNDAEVLVAGATGAALRPSMLEPAAPLDVVARVLNNIRAWAAGRPEQSAAGLWAIELALLLPAHPARLRYERARLLVQRGEFSAGAGELEAYAEVVAAVDEEAAERVREEARGARAMLN encoded by the coding sequence ATGCGTCATCCTCGTTCTCCGCAGCCCCCGTCGCCGGAACGCTCCGCCGAGGTGCGGCGGCGGTTCGCCGAAGAGGCGCGTTCCGAGCGGCCCGACCTGTCGGCACTGTGCCTGCTGGTGGGCGCGGAGGCGGACAGGGCGCTGGAGGACGCGGGTCTGGACGCCGCTCAGGTGGAGCTGGACCGGCTGGCCGGGGAGCTGCCGTTCCGGCCGGGTTCGCCGCGGGCCTGGGCGATGGCGCTGCGGGACCTGCTGGGCGAGCGGTACGGGTTCCACGGGGTCGCCGCGGACTACCAGCGGCTGGAGTCGTCGCTGCTGCACGAGGTGCTGCGGCGCCGGCGCGGGCTGCCGATCCTGCTGTCGGTGGTGTGGCTGGAGGTGGCCCGGCGGGCCGGGGCGCCGGTCTACGGGGTCGCGCTGCCGGGGCACTTCGTGGTCGGCTTCGGGTCGGAGCTGGGCCCGGCGTTCGGGTCGGAGGAGGGCGAGGGGCGGGTGCTCGCCGATCCGTTCGACGGGGGCCGGCTGCTCGAGGGGAACGACGCGGAGGTGCTGGTCGCCGGGGCGACGGGGGCGGCGCTGCGGCCGTCGATGCTGGAGCCCGCGGCGCCGCTGGACGTGGTGGCGCGGGTCCTGAACAACATCCGGGCGTGGGCGGCGGGGCGGCCGGAGCAGTCGGCGGCCGGGCTGTGGGCGATCGAGCTGGCGCTGCTGCTGCCGGCGCACCCGGCGCGGCTGCGGTACGAGCGGGCGCGGCTGCTGGTGCAGCGGGGGGAGTTCTCGGCGGGGGCCGGGGAGCTGGAGGCGTACGCGGAGGTCGTGGCGGCGGTGGACGAGGAGGCCGCCGAACGGGTCCGGGAAGAGGCGCGGGGGGCTCGGGCGATGCTGAACTGA
- a CDS encoding GNAT family N-acetyltransferase, with amino-acid sequence MEISAAGRLEVRITAADVGKRVSVRRLNDAGDAAEKFTDTVGVLTSWDDGVLLITRKSGESVRIPESSLVAGKVAPSAPARRRGPAASYEELARVASRAWRPVESEWLGEWELRAAGGFTRRANSVLPLGDPGMPLDEALTAVRRWYGERGLPAYVQTATGAEGTQELLCAELERRGWVREVTAEVWTGGLAPVADRAEGAGVVLSRGADEAWLSRYQRKGVSDVALRVLGSGPSVWFATVPGADSPAAIGRCVVDGRWASFAAVEVDPAQRRRGLATAVMAALARRALDEGASAAWLQVEADNPAARALYTGMGFAAHHAYHHYREPADAGTGR; translated from the coding sequence GTGGAAATCTCTGCCGCAGGCCGTCTCGAAGTCCGCATCACCGCTGCTGACGTGGGCAAACGAGTCTCCGTACGACGCTTGAACGATGCTGGTGACGCGGCGGAGAAGTTCACCGACACGGTCGGTGTTCTCACATCATGGGACGATGGTGTGCTGCTGATCACACGGAAGAGTGGCGAGAGCGTCCGCATACCCGAATCCTCGCTGGTCGCGGGGAAGGTCGCGCCGTCCGCCCCGGCGCGTCGGCGCGGTCCCGCCGCCTCCTACGAGGAGCTGGCGCGGGTCGCCTCGCGGGCCTGGCGGCCGGTGGAGAGCGAGTGGCTCGGCGAGTGGGAGCTGCGGGCGGCCGGCGGGTTCACGCGGCGGGCCAACTCCGTGCTGCCGCTCGGTGATCCGGGGATGCCGCTCGACGAGGCGCTGACGGCCGTACGCCGCTGGTACGGCGAGCGCGGCCTGCCCGCGTACGTCCAGACCGCCACCGGTGCCGAGGGCACGCAGGAGCTGCTGTGCGCGGAGCTGGAGCGGCGGGGCTGGGTGCGGGAGGTGACGGCCGAGGTGTGGACCGGCGGGCTCGCGCCGGTCGCCGACCGGGCGGAGGGCGCCGGCGTGGTCCTGTCCCGGGGGGCGGACGAGGCGTGGCTGTCGCGCTATCAGCGCAAGGGCGTGAGCGACGTGGCCCTGCGGGTGCTGGGCTCCGGGCCGTCGGTGTGGTTCGCGACGGTGCCCGGTGCCGACTCACCCGCGGCCATCGGGCGCTGTGTCGTGGACGGGCGGTGGGCCTCCTTCGCGGCCGTCGAGGTCGATCCCGCGCAGCGGCGCCGGGGGCTCGCCACCGCCGTGATGGCCGCGCTGGCCCGGCGGGCGCTCGACGAGGGCGCGTCGGCGGCGTGGCTCCAGGTGGAGGCCGACAACCCGGCGGCGCGGGCGCTGTACACCGGAATGGGCTTCGCGGCGCACCACGCCTACCACCACTACCGGGAACCGGCGGACGCCGGTACGGGCCGGTAA
- the fdxA gene encoding ferredoxin, producing the protein MTYVIAQPCVDVKDKACIEECPVDCIYEGQRSLYIHPDECVDCGACEPVCPVEAIFYEDDTPEEWKDYYKANVEFFDELGSPGGASKLGLIERDHPFVAALPPQA; encoded by the coding sequence GTGACCTACGTCATCGCGCAGCCTTGTGTCGACGTCAAGGACAAGGCGTGCATCGAGGAGTGCCCGGTCGACTGCATCTACGAGGGCCAGCGGTCCTTGTACATCCATCCGGACGAATGCGTCGACTGCGGCGCCTGTGAGCCGGTCTGCCCGGTCGAGGCGATCTTCTACGAGGACGACACTCCGGAGGAGTGGAAGGACTACTACAAGGCGAACGTCGAGTTCTTCGACGAGCTGGGCTCGCCCGGCGGCGCCAGCAAGCTGGGGCTGATCGAACGCGACCACCCCTTCGTCGCCGCGCTGCCGCCGCAGGCGTAA
- a CDS encoding bifunctional succinyldiaminopimelate transaminase/glutamate-prephenate aminotransferase, whose protein sequence is MSAVSDRLPAFPWDKLAPYKKTAAAHPDGIVDLSVGTPVDPVPDLIQKALVDAADSPGYPTVWGTPALRDAITGWVGRRLGARDVTHRHVLPIVGSKELVAWLPTQLGLGPGDRVAFPRLAYPTYEVGARLARAEYEAYDDPTDLDPAGLRLLWLNSPSNPTGKVLSKADLTRIVAWAREHGVLVVSDECYLELGWEADPVSVLHPDVNGGSYGGLVAVHSLSKRSNLAGYRAAFLAGDPGVLGPLLEIRKHGGMMTSAPTQAAVVAALGDDEHVRVQRERYAARRTALREALLGHGFRIEHSEASLYLWATRDESCWDTVAHLAGHGILVAPGDFYGPAGANHIRVAFTATDERVQAAVSRLTA, encoded by the coding sequence GTGTCCGCAGTCTCCGACCGCCTTCCCGCCTTCCCCTGGGACAAGCTGGCGCCGTACAAGAAGACGGCCGCCGCGCATCCGGACGGCATCGTCGACCTCTCCGTCGGCACCCCGGTCGACCCGGTCCCCGACCTGATCCAGAAGGCCCTGGTCGACGCGGCGGACTCTCCGGGCTACCCGACTGTCTGGGGCACCCCGGCACTGCGCGACGCGATCACCGGCTGGGTCGGGCGCCGCCTCGGCGCCCGCGACGTCACCCACCGCCACGTCCTGCCGATCGTCGGCTCCAAGGAACTCGTCGCCTGGCTCCCGACCCAGCTGGGTCTCGGCCCGGGCGACAGGGTGGCCTTCCCACGCCTGGCCTACCCGACGTACGAGGTCGGCGCGCGCCTGGCCCGCGCGGAGTACGAGGCGTACGACGACCCCACGGACCTGGACCCGGCGGGCCTGAGGCTCCTGTGGCTCAACTCCCCGTCGAACCCGACCGGCAAGGTCCTGTCCAAGGCAGACCTGACCCGCATCGTGGCCTGGGCCCGCGAGCACGGCGTCCTCGTCGTCTCCGACGAGTGCTACCTGGAGCTGGGCTGGGAGGCCGATCCGGTCTCCGTCCTGCACCCGGACGTCAACGGCGGCTCGTACGGCGGCCTGGTCGCCGTCCACTCGCTCTCCAAGCGCTCCAACCTCGCGGGCTACCGCGCGGCCTTCCTGGCGGGCGATCCGGGCGTCCTGGGGCCCCTCCTGGAGATCCGCAAGCACGGCGGCATGATGACGTCCGCGCCGACGCAGGCGGCGGTCGTGGCGGCCCTCGGCGACGACGAGCACGTCCGCGTCCAGCGCGAGCGCTACGCGGCACGCCGCACGGCCCTGCGCGAGGCGCTCCTCGGCCACGGCTTCCGCATCGAGCACAGCGAGGCCAGCCTCTACCTCTGGGCGACCCGCGACGAGTCCTGCTGGGACACGGTGGCCCACCTGGCCGGCCACGGCATCCTGGTCGCCCCCGGCGACTTCTACGGCCCCGCGGGCGCCAACCACATCCGCGTCGCCTTCACAGCCACGGATGAGCGAGTCCAGGCAGCCGTATCCCGCCTGACGGCCTGA
- a CDS encoding ATP-binding protein, with the protein MSLPLTRRIARAALLVAAGAAAGVGAAGSASAAPELPATPNLGGLTALDGANVGNTVDAAAQNVTETAGDTGSKAVKKTVPAAGKTGGSLVKKTTPVAQKAAGDAAGSAGDVVGDTAKTATGSGLPTDALGKGGLPVQGLPVG; encoded by the coding sequence ATGTCCCTCCCCCTGACCCGCCGGATCGCCCGTGCCGCGCTGCTCGTCGCTGCGGGAGCGGCCGCCGGGGTCGGTGCGGCCGGCTCCGCCAGCGCGGCTCCCGAACTGCCCGCCACCCCGAACCTCGGGGGACTGACCGCGCTGGACGGGGCGAACGTCGGCAACACCGTCGACGCCGCGGCCCAGAACGTCACCGAGACCGCGGGCGACACCGGCAGCAAGGCCGTCAAGAAGACGGTGCCGGCCGCGGGCAAGACCGGCGGCTCGCTCGTCAAGAAGACCACGCCGGTGGCCCAGAAGGCCGCCGGGGACGCGGCGGGCTCCGCCGGGGACGTCGTCGGTGACACGGCGAAGACGGCCACCGGGAGCGGGCTGCCGACGGACGCGCTGGGCAAGGGCGGGCTGCCGGTGCAGGGTCTGCCGGTCGGCTAG
- a CDS encoding heavy metal transporter, translated as MLQPSPARKRRGRLLRSGAASMVLLSVAGYLAVQYVTGGGGAPGCKVVSAEDGGATYEFTPEQAVNAATITAVGTARGLPERAVTIALATALQESTLRNIDHGDRDSLGLFQQRPSQGWGTPAEIMDPAYSAGMFYDHLVEVPGYTSLPLTVAAQRVQRSGFPDAYAKHEPDATLLAAALTGRSAATLTCQGRPGATRDKGPAAVRAALVRDFGQDVLQPAGAVAGSGDAATPEPTSSPAAGGSADADRTVTLPVAAAGSGTEASPERRGWQLAHWAVANASSLHIQRVSYAGRQWTAGNTDSKWHPTGEGGARGAERAAGSVRITTAR; from the coding sequence GTGCTTCAGCCGTCACCCGCCCGCAAACGCCGTGGCCGCCTTCTCCGTTCGGGGGCGGCCTCCATGGTCCTGCTCTCGGTCGCCGGTTACCTGGCGGTGCAGTACGTCACCGGGGGCGGGGGCGCTCCCGGATGCAAGGTGGTCTCCGCCGAGGACGGCGGGGCGACCTACGAGTTCACGCCGGAGCAGGCGGTGAACGCGGCGACGATCACCGCGGTGGGCACCGCGCGCGGCCTGCCCGAGCGGGCGGTGACGATCGCGCTGGCGACCGCGCTGCAGGAGTCGACGCTGCGCAACATCGACCACGGCGACCGCGACTCGCTCGGCCTGTTCCAGCAGCGCCCCTCGCAGGGCTGGGGCACTCCGGCGGAGATCATGGACCCGGCGTACTCGGCGGGCATGTTCTACGACCACCTGGTCGAGGTGCCCGGCTACACGAGTCTCCCGCTGACGGTCGCCGCCCAGCGCGTGCAGCGCAGCGGCTTCCCCGACGCGTACGCCAAGCACGAACCGGACGCCACGCTCCTGGCCGCCGCGCTGACCGGGCGGTCCGCGGCGACGCTGACCTGCCAGGGCCGCCCGGGCGCCACCCGGGACAAGGGGCCCGCCGCGGTCCGCGCGGCGCTCGTACGGGACTTCGGTCAGGATGTGCTCCAGCCGGCCGGCGCGGTGGCGGGCAGCGGCGACGCCGCCACCCCGGAGCCCACGTCCTCGCCGGCCGCCGGCGGCTCCGCCGACGCCGACCGGACCGTGACGCTGCCGGTCGCCGCGGCCGGTTCGGGCACGGAGGCGAGCCCGGAGCGGCGCGGGTGGCAACTGGCGCACTGGGCGGTGGCCAACGCCTCCTCGCTGCACATCCAGCGGGTCTCCTACGCGGGCCGGCAGTGGACGGCGGGGAACACCGACAGCAAGTGGCACCCGACGGGCGAGGGCGGCGCGCGGGGCGCCGAGCGGGCCGCGGGCTCGGTCCGTATCACCACCGCGCGGTAG
- the dapE gene encoding succinyl-diaminopimelate desuccinylase codes for MADTPLDLTLDAAELTARLVDFPSESGTEEPLADAIESALRALPHLSVERYGNNVVARTDLGRAERVILAGHIDTVPIAGNVPSRLDEDGVLWGCGTCDMKAGVAVQLRIAATVPAPNRDLTFVFYDNEEVAAELNGLKHVAEAHPEWLEGDFAVLLEPSDGQVEGGCQGTLRVLLKTTGERAHSARSWMGSNAIHAAAPILARLAAYEPRCPVIDGLEYREGLNAVGITGGVAGNVIPDECVVTVNFRYAPDRGPEDALAHVREVFADCGVTEFVVDDHSGAALPGLSHPAAAAFIEAVGGAPQPKYGWTDVSRFSALGVPAVNYGPGNPHLAHKRDERVETAKILAGEERLRSWLTA; via the coding sequence ATGGCCGATACCCCGCTTGACCTCACGCTGGACGCCGCGGAGCTTACCGCGCGGCTCGTCGACTTCCCCTCCGAGAGCGGCACCGAGGAGCCCTTGGCGGACGCGATCGAGAGCGCCCTGCGCGCCCTGCCGCACCTGTCGGTCGAGCGGTACGGCAACAACGTGGTGGCCCGCACGGACCTGGGGCGGGCGGAGCGCGTGATCCTGGCGGGTCACATCGACACCGTCCCGATCGCCGGCAACGTGCCCTCCCGGCTGGACGAGGACGGTGTGCTGTGGGGCTGCGGCACCTGCGACATGAAGGCGGGCGTCGCCGTGCAGCTGCGCATCGCCGCCACCGTCCCGGCCCCCAACCGCGATCTGACCTTCGTCTTCTACGACAACGAGGAGGTCGCCGCCGAGCTGAACGGCCTGAAGCACGTCGCCGAGGCGCACCCCGAGTGGCTGGAGGGCGACTTCGCGGTGCTCCTCGAACCGTCCGACGGCCAGGTGGAGGGCGGCTGCCAGGGCACGCTGCGGGTGCTGCTGAAGACGACGGGCGAGCGGGCGCACTCGGCGCGCTCCTGGATGGGCTCCAACGCCATCCACGCCGCCGCCCCGATCCTCGCCCGCCTGGCGGCGTACGAGCCGCGCTGTCCGGTGATCGACGGCCTGGAGTACCGCGAGGGCCTGAACGCGGTCGGCATCACGGGCGGGGTCGCGGGCAACGTCATCCCCGACGAGTGCGTGGTCACGGTCAACTTCCGCTACGCCCCCGACCGCGGCCCCGAGGACGCCCTCGCCCACGTGCGGGAGGTCTTCGCGGACTGCGGGGTGACGGAGTTCGTCGTCGACGACCACAGCGGCGCGGCCCTGCCCGGTCTGTCCCACCCGGCCGCGGCGGCCTTCATCGAGGCGGTGGGCGGCGCCCCGCAGCCCAAGTACGGCTGGACGGACGTGTCCCGCTTCTCGGCGCTCGGCGTCCCGGCCGTCAACTACGGCCCCGGCAACCCCCACTTGGCGCACAAGCGGGACGAACGGGTGGAGACGGCGAAGATCCTCGCGGGGGAGGAGCGTCTGCGGTCCTGGCTGACGGCGTGA
- a CDS encoding TIGR00730 family Rossman fold protein: MATGNPEGKKRPPEEQRLGPVLRRRGQVQEGTTDQRLLDERAPTDWVHTDPWRVLRIQSEFIEGFGTLAELPPAISVFGSARTPVDSPEYDAGVRLGRGLVEAGFAVITGGGPGAMEAANKGALEAKGTSVGLGIELPFEQGLNPYVDIGLNFRYFFVRKMMFVKYAQGFVVLPGGLGTLDELFEALTLVQTQKVTRFPIVLFGSEYWGGLVDWLRGTLVAQGKAAEKDLMLFHVTDDVDEAVALVSKEAGR; the protein is encoded by the coding sequence ATGGCTACCGGCAACCCCGAGGGCAAGAAGCGGCCACCGGAGGAGCAGCGCCTGGGCCCTGTCCTCCGGCGGCGGGGTCAGGTCCAGGAGGGCACCACGGACCAGCGCCTGCTGGACGAGCGCGCTCCGACCGACTGGGTGCACACCGACCCCTGGCGCGTCCTGCGCATCCAGTCGGAGTTCATCGAGGGCTTCGGCACGCTCGCCGAACTCCCGCCCGCCATCAGCGTCTTCGGCTCCGCCCGGACACCGGTCGACTCACCGGAGTACGACGCCGGCGTCCGGCTGGGCCGGGGCCTGGTCGAGGCGGGCTTCGCGGTCATCACCGGCGGTGGTCCGGGTGCCATGGAGGCGGCGAACAAGGGCGCCCTGGAGGCGAAGGGCACGTCGGTCGGCCTCGGCATCGAGCTGCCCTTCGAGCAGGGGCTCAACCCGTACGTCGACATCGGCCTGAACTTCCGCTACTTCTTCGTCCGCAAGATGATGTTCGTGAAGTACGCGCAGGGCTTCGTCGTCCTGCCCGGCGGCCTCGGCACCCTCGACGAGCTCTTCGAGGCGCTCACCCTGGTGCAGACCCAGAAGGTGACCCGCTTCCCCATCGTCCTCTTCGGCTCCGAGTACTGGGGCGGCCTGGTCGACTGGCTGCGCGGCACCCTGGTGGCGCAGGGCAAGGCCGCGGAGAAGGACCTCATGCTCTTCCACGTCACGGACGACGTGGACGAGGCGGTGGCCCTGGTCTCCAAGGAGGCGGGGCGCTAG